The following are from one region of the Candidatus Thermoplasmatota archaeon genome:
- a CDS encoding HAD-IIA family hydrolase: QTQAVVLCAGVGSRLRPVTNHVPKCLVRVGGKPILQYQLEALRACGILDVTIVSGYRSHQVQEFLRGRFDDMKIQIVTNEDYATTNNMYSLYLVRDRLDSPMVLLNGDIVFDPFLLRRLLDNPAEDSIAVFPGVHVDESMKVTVSKDGHITGISKRFGEAEAHGISLDLYRFSAKGARALRKEVEGWIETRGDRKQWTEVALHDLLARREIPVKPVDVGGSAWIEIDNFEDLQQAEFLFNPVAREIRSKDVIFFDGDGTLYVDGQLLPGAKEIVAWLRANERKVYFLTNNSSKSKADYVRRLAEIGIPFSANEVVTSTDMAIEYLRNRRTKGVFAVGTPGFVEDLERAGISTTSETPDTVIVAFDTTLTYEKLKRACLLIEGGAHFVATHGDRVCPTREGGIPDAGAIIALIETATQVSPVVLGKPHERMILAKLEEIGAAPERVLHVGDRLSTDIHMGRRAGVETVCVLSGEATREEIELSRTKPDLIINDLRGLLLLLARGENSVATKGIRVKSRGGEPFTNSQ, encoded by the coding sequence TGCAGACTCAAGCTGTCGTTCTCTGTGCGGGTGTCGGATCGCGCCTTAGGCCCGTGACCAACCACGTGCCAAAATGCCTTGTCCGGGTCGGAGGAAAACCGATCCTTCAGTACCAACTGGAGGCTTTGCGCGCGTGCGGAATCCTGGACGTCACCATCGTCTCGGGCTATCGGAGTCACCAGGTTCAGGAATTCCTGCGGGGACGGTTTGACGATATGAAGATTCAAATCGTCACGAACGAGGATTACGCGACGACGAACAACATGTACTCGTTGTATCTCGTTCGCGACCGGCTGGATTCCCCGATGGTGCTTCTGAATGGCGACATCGTGTTCGACCCCTTCCTCCTCCGGCGGTTGCTCGACAATCCCGCAGAGGATTCGATTGCGGTCTTCCCGGGTGTCCACGTCGACGAATCCATGAAGGTCACCGTGAGCAAGGACGGGCACATCACGGGAATTTCAAAACGCTTCGGCGAAGCCGAGGCCCATGGCATCTCTCTTGACCTCTACCGCTTCTCCGCGAAAGGCGCCCGCGCGCTGCGAAAAGAGGTCGAGGGATGGATCGAAACCCGCGGCGACCGGAAGCAATGGACCGAAGTCGCGCTGCACGATCTCCTTGCGCGTAGGGAGATTCCGGTCAAGCCTGTTGATGTCGGGGGTTCCGCCTGGATCGAGATCGACAACTTCGAGGACCTCCAGCAAGCCGAGTTCCTGTTCAACCCGGTTGCGCGAGAAATCCGGAGCAAGGACGTGATCTTCTTCGACGGCGATGGAACACTCTACGTGGACGGCCAACTGTTGCCCGGCGCAAAAGAGATTGTCGCGTGGCTGAGGGCGAACGAGCGAAAGGTGTACTTCCTCACCAACAACTCCTCGAAATCGAAGGCCGACTACGTCCGTCGTCTCGCCGAGATCGGGATTCCTTTCTCCGCGAACGAGGTCGTGACGAGCACGGACATGGCGATCGAGTACCTCCGCAACCGCCGCACCAAAGGTGTCTTCGCGGTTGGCACGCCAGGGTTCGTCGAGGACCTTGAGCGGGCCGGTATCTCAACTACGTCCGAAACTCCCGATACCGTCATCGTGGCATTCGACACGACCTTGACCTACGAGAAGCTCAAGCGGGCGTGTCTCCTCATCGAAGGCGGCGCTCACTTCGTCGCAACCCATGGAGATCGCGTTTGCCCGACCCGGGAGGGCGGCATCCCTGACGCCGGCGCCATCATCGCGCTGATCGAGACCGCGACCCAGGTGTCCCCGGTCGTGCTCGGGAAACCACATGAGCGGATGATCCTCGCCAAGCTCGAGGAAATTGGCGCCGCGCCCGAACGCGTGCTCCATGTAGGCGACCGACTCTCGACGGACATCCACATGGGCCGCCGTGCCGGGGTCGAAACCGTCTGTGTTTTGAGTGGTGAGGCAACGCGTGAGGAGATCGAATTGTCGAGGACTAAGCCGGACTTGATCATCAACGATCTGCGAGGGTTACTGCTGTTGCTGGCTCGTGGTGAGAACTCGGTTGCGACTAAAGGTATTCGCGTGAAGAGTCGGGGTGGCGAACCATTCACGAATTCGCAATGA
- a CDS encoding oligosaccharide flippase family protein, with protein MKRVFRGNGEVIRKAAAVTVIQTIGIPLGFILQVSLLRLLGPTEFGKYAYVWAWITFLALFTSLGFAPASLRFIPNYEREQRQRMSASYLRASVAFALGASLLLALAVVVILPYTAGEEYRDVLSAGIWILPILSIIFLHVEILKAIERPIVSYLGHLVIRPAILLALLGGIVWVGIGVLDAHTALILTAITLGFVLLAQLPWLWNHYWMKGGRLNSRVLVDWMAVGIPLLVSAGFVLAIYQADILIVGLVSSPVEVGYYAICALGAGVLLFPLHAVNAVLSPRISREFYAGDATSLQQTMAVGANLMFWPSLFGLIVLFIFGRVVLSFVGVNAAWSFEILMILAVSHTVGASFGMVSPVLNLTGNQSLAARVTIITGITGLPILAYLAGSIGPVGAAYGAAATATIWKAALAIAAKKKLGVNTTIWGTSEGVWHTTNAHISPRRLETPPERGT; from the coding sequence GTGAAGCGGGTTTTCCGGGGCAATGGGGAAGTCATCCGAAAGGCGGCTGCGGTCACGGTAATCCAAACCATCGGTATTCCCTTAGGATTTATACTTCAAGTCAGCTTACTCAGGCTCCTCGGGCCAACTGAGTTCGGCAAATATGCATACGTATGGGCGTGGATCACTTTTCTCGCACTTTTCACGTCGCTCGGTTTTGCTCCCGCTTCACTCCGATTCATTCCTAATTATGAGCGTGAGCAACGTCAGCGAATGAGCGCAAGCTATCTGAGGGCCTCTGTTGCATTCGCTCTTGGGGCCTCGTTGCTTCTCGCTCTTGCCGTCGTCGTGATACTGCCGTATACTGCTGGCGAAGAATACCGGGATGTCCTCAGCGCTGGCATTTGGATTCTACCAATTCTTTCTATTATTTTTCTCCACGTTGAGATTCTAAAGGCAATTGAACGTCCCATTGTATCCTATTTAGGGCATCTCGTGATCCGGCCGGCGATTCTATTGGCGCTGCTCGGGGGCATTGTCTGGGTTGGAATTGGGGTTCTCGATGCACATACAGCCCTAATCCTAACGGCTATCACGTTAGGATTCGTTCTTCTCGCCCAGTTGCCATGGCTCTGGAACCATTACTGGATGAAGGGCGGAAGATTGAACTCACGCGTTCTCGTTGATTGGATGGCCGTCGGGATCCCATTGCTCGTGAGCGCGGGTTTTGTTCTCGCGATATACCAAGCAGATATTCTAATCGTAGGGCTCGTGAGCTCGCCCGTTGAAGTCGGCTATTACGCAATATGTGCACTCGGCGCTGGCGTACTTCTTTTCCCGCTTCACGCAGTAAATGCCGTCCTCTCTCCGAGAATCTCGAGGGAGTTCTATGCTGGAGATGCGACTTCGCTGCAACAAACGATGGCGGTGGGGGCGAATCTGATGTTCTGGCCCTCTCTATTCGGCTTAATAGTATTATTCATCTTTGGGCGTGTGGTCTTATCGTTCGTTGGAGTTAACGCTGCCTGGTCATTTGAGATTCTGATGATTCTTGCAGTTTCGCATACTGTCGGTGCTTCGTTTGGAATGGTCAGCCCCGTGTTGAATCTAACTGGGAATCAGTCGCTTGCCGCCCGCGTGACTATAATAACAGGTATCACAGGTTTGCCGATCCTCGCGTACCTTGCGGGCTCTATCGGCCCGGTCGGGGCGGCATATGGGGCAGCAGCGACTGCTACAATATGGAAGGCGGCGCTTGCAATCGCGGCAAAGAAGAAATTGGGAGTCAATACAACGATCTGGGGGACAAGCGAAGGGGTATGGCACACAACGAATGCCCACATATCTCCAAGGCGCCTTGAAACTCCTCCAGAGCGGGGGACCTGA
- a CDS encoding CDP-glycerol glycerophosphotransferase family protein: MDLRSLSLLSVLRAPLWVLYWLSGFVPRDPNLWVFGSWDGVKYSDNPRYVFEYLHRQMTTMGSSKVPRVRWITSSREVKSTLKGLGFPVTERWSFRGMLDSIRAGVYVYCSTAHDINTWLSRGAYHVNLWHGIPLKKLGTYYPRDDGRSTSLIARVDLFGLRYGLRRPTPKVNSSIATTGEVARTYAEFFRIPVAHVPLTGFPRNDPLLQPRSDITQAEREFAHRVTKIRQEGTLVALYAPTFRDHETGSRSVPINWKKLSEELEEIDGYLFLRLHHVDSLTMPTELPPRIEVTPSTVDLPVILAHIDCLVTDYSSIYFDFILTGKPVIFYCYDLQEYVSRSRRFAYPYDEVAPGPHVTTQSDLVCELSKVRESNLVEWRASRTRVAETFHVHLDASSAQRVADHLLRLLIPRKASAFLENGGEN; the protein is encoded by the coding sequence ATGGACCTTCGTAGCCTGTCTCTACTCAGCGTGCTGCGCGCCCCCTTGTGGGTCCTTTATTGGCTGAGCGGTTTTGTTCCCCGCGATCCTAATCTCTGGGTGTTCGGGTCGTGGGATGGCGTCAAATATTCTGACAATCCACGATATGTTTTCGAATATCTCCATCGTCAAATGACCACAATGGGCTCGTCGAAAGTGCCCCGAGTCCGCTGGATAACGTCGTCTCGTGAGGTGAAATCGACGCTGAAGGGGTTAGGTTTCCCCGTGACTGAGAGGTGGTCATTTCGAGGTATGCTCGATTCTATCAGGGCGGGTGTCTATGTCTATTGCTCCACCGCTCACGACATCAACACGTGGCTATCTCGCGGGGCCTATCACGTTAACCTGTGGCATGGGATACCTCTTAAAAAGCTCGGAACGTATTATCCTCGAGATGATGGCCGATCGACGAGTTTGATTGCAAGAGTTGACCTCTTCGGATTGAGGTATGGGTTACGGCGACCGACTCCAAAGGTCAATTCATCAATCGCCACAACTGGTGAGGTGGCCCGCACCTACGCAGAATTCTTTCGAATTCCTGTAGCGCATGTGCCTTTGACTGGTTTTCCTCGAAATGACCCATTACTTCAGCCAAGGTCAGATATTACTCAAGCAGAGCGAGAGTTCGCGCATCGTGTCACAAAAATTCGTCAGGAAGGGACCCTTGTAGCGCTCTATGCTCCTACGTTCCGAGATCATGAAACCGGCTCCCGCTCAGTTCCGATCAATTGGAAAAAGCTGTCCGAGGAGCTCGAAGAGATTGACGGATATCTCTTCTTGCGGCTGCATCACGTTGACTCGCTGACTATGCCAACAGAGCTGCCGCCTCGCATCGAGGTAACTCCATCGACCGTCGATTTGCCCGTCATCCTTGCGCATATCGATTGCCTTGTTACCGATTATTCCTCAATCTACTTCGATTTCATCTTGACGGGCAAACCCGTTATCTTCTATTGCTACGATCTGCAGGAATACGTGAGTCGAAGCCGGAGATTCGCATATCCATATGATGAGGTGGCCCCAGGACCTCATGTAACAACTCAATCCGACCTTGTATGTGAACTTTCGAAGGTACGAGAATCCAATCTGGTAGAGTGGCGGGCGTCTCGCACTCGCGTCGCTGAGACCTTCCATGTTCACCTGGATGCGTCGAGCGCGCAACGAGTGGCGGACCACCTTCTAAGGCTCCTGATACCGCGCAAGGCTTCGGCCTTTTTGGAAAATGGGGGGGAGAATTAA